In candidate division KSB1 bacterium, one DNA window encodes the following:
- a CDS encoding 1-deoxy-D-xylulose-5-phosphate reductoisomerase, protein MKRITLLGATGSIGRNCLEVIRAHPQDFKIIGLSTHHRVDLLYQQCQEFRPVAVCITGDNFPLAVLDQIAALGIEIMTGEEGLLELVHRYDVDVLVNGLVGISGLHATLAAIKGRTEIALANKELLVMAGGIIMSLADIYGVRILPIDSEHSAIFQCLQGENPSQIHRVILTASGGPFQKYSPEQLAQVTVEQAVQHPNWFMGRNISIDAATLMNKGFEVIETHWLFGVPGDRIEVVIHPESIIHSMVEFVDGAIKAQMAIPDIRQAIQYALTYPERKPLECQRVSFDRIRQLSFEPPDLQRFPALKLAYEALKLGGTAPAVLNAANDRARQAFIEKQIKFTQIPNLVEQALDQHKVIENPGLEDLLASDIWARNFVDEIVQQQQVLVVSF, encoded by the coding sequence ATGAAACGCATTACCCTGCTGGGCGCTACCGGCTCGATCGGCAGAAATTGCCTGGAGGTCATTAGAGCTCATCCACAAGATTTCAAGATCATTGGCCTTTCCACCCATCATCGGGTGGATTTGCTATATCAGCAGTGCCAGGAATTTCGACCTGTTGCAGTGTGCATCACTGGGGACAATTTCCCGCTTGCTGTCCTCGATCAGATCGCCGCGCTAGGGATCGAGATCATGACCGGGGAAGAAGGGCTATTAGAGCTGGTCCATCGCTACGATGTCGATGTGCTGGTCAATGGGCTGGTAGGCATCAGCGGATTGCACGCCACCCTGGCTGCCATCAAGGGCCGAACCGAAATCGCATTGGCCAATAAAGAGCTTTTGGTCATGGCCGGGGGCATCATCATGTCCCTAGCAGATATCTATGGCGTGAGAATATTGCCGATCGATAGCGAGCACAGCGCGATTTTCCAATGCCTGCAGGGTGAAAACCCATCGCAGATCCATCGGGTGATTCTTACGGCTTCTGGCGGACCGTTTCAAAAATACTCCCCAGAACAATTAGCGCAAGTCACTGTGGAGCAGGCAGTGCAGCACCCCAATTGGTTCATGGGAAGAAATATTAGCATCGATGCCGCAACGCTAATGAACAAAGGATTTGAGGTCATTGAAACCCATTGGCTGTTTGGCGTGCCTGGCGACCGAATCGAGGTGGTTATTCACCCTGAATCCATCATTCATTCCATGGTGGAATTCGTCGATGGCGCGATCAAAGCGCAGATGGCAATTCCTGATATCCGGCAAGCGATCCAATATGCCCTAACTTATCCAGAGCGCAAACCGCTGGAGTGTCAGCGAGTCTCCTTCGATCGCATCAGACAGTTGAGCTTTGAACCGCCTGATCTGCAGCGATTTCCAGCGCTAAAACTGGCTTATGAAGCGTTGAAGCTTGGAGGCACTGCACCTGCCGTATTGAACGCCGCCAACGATCGTGCCCGTCAAGCCTTTATTGAGAAACAAATCAAATTCACTCAGATCCCAAATCTGGTAGAGCAAGCCCTTGATCAACACAAGGTGATCGAAAATCCTGGATTGGAAGATTTATTGGCCTCAGATATCTGGGCAAGAAATTTTGTGGATGAAATTGTTCAACAGCAGCAGGTCCTGGTGGTGTCATTTTGA